The DNA region AGGATTGCTCCACAGTCCACTTAATACAGCTGCGGTTTCTCCAAATTCTGGATTGATATCTGAGCGTTGTTGTAATTCGCTCCAAGTTTTGAGAGCTGTATCCGTCTGTCCTTGCTGTGCTTGTAAAATTCCCAGGCGCAAGTCTAATTCAGCCTGTAATTTTTGTAATTGCTTGAGGGACTCCTGTAACTGTTGCTGTCCCTTTTTAGAAGTTTTAGTAGTGGGAGGAACATCCGGTAGAGGTTTCGGAGGTATGGGAGTTATTTCAGGTTGAGAGCGTAATTGTTTAAGTTTGTTGTTAACTTTGTCTAAATTAGCTGCAACTGATTGACGCGCCTCTTGATACTGCTTTGTGGCGCTTTCTAGGGGTTGCTCACCAAGTATTGCTTCTTGAACTGCTTTGAGATTGTCATCGCTGTTATTTTCTGATTGCCAAGCTTCGGCTTGGAGAGCAATATTGGTTTGGTATAGTTCTAGGCGACTTTGGAACTGAGGTTCTTGCCAACTACTGAATAAAGCCCAAACTGCCAACAGAACTGCTATCGGCGTCAGTATAAAAATTAAAACTAATCGCTTGAGTGTCATCTATCCCTCTTTTACTAGCCAATGGAGAGCGCGTCCCCCTTGGGAATTATCGCAAGAAAAAGTCAGAGGTGGATAGATATCATCAATATTATAAGTTTGCGCTTGCACCCATCATGTTAAATTACAACCCATTGCACTGCTTACCCTCCGCCGAGGATCTGCCCGATTCTGACGATGAACCTGTGGATAATCAACTACAACATTTGATTCCGGGCTTGTTAGAAGCCATCTTAGCTTGGCTGTGGGCAAGCCGGATGGATTGGTTTTTTGGGGTTGATATGGGGATATATTACGATCCTGAATTACCGCCAATTGTACCCGATGGGTTTTTAAGCTTAGGAGTCGAGCGAGTTTTTGATGAGAACTTGCGTTTAAGCTATGTGTTGTGGGAAGAAAAGGTGATGCCGATTATGGCATTAGAAGTTGTTTCTCACAGACGGCGTGGGGAATACACCAGCAAAAAGAAACTTTATGCAAAAATGGAGATTTTGTATTATGTTGTCTACAATCCCCAACGCCGGAGAAAAGCACCTTTAGAAGTTTATCGCTTTGTAAATGGTGAATATGTATTGCAGCCAGGAAATCTAGTTTGGTTATCAGAGATAGGTTTAGCAATTAGTTATGAACGGGGAACCTATCAGGGAATTACGCGGGATTGGTTGTATTGGTATGACAAACAAGGAGTCAGATATCTAACCCCAGAAGAACGAGCTACAGCAGCCGAACAACGCGCTACCACTGCTGAAGAACGTGCTCAAAGACTGGCACAAGAATTACGAAAGTTGGGAATAGACCCAGATTCTTTGAGTTGATTTTGTGGGGTGCGATCGCTTTGATTACACTATTACTAATGACTTATTTGAGAACAGGAATTATAGATGGTTCAGGTGATTGTAGGCGAGATTATAAAAGCCTTCAAATATTCCTGCTCTGCCATTGTTTAGGATTACGCTTGACGTGGTAACAAGCAATTACAGTGATAACATTTTCTTCTACAATATAAATAACACCATAGGGAAACCTACGTATTAATAATCGCCGCGCTTGTCGATACACCACTGGATAAGCTGAAGGGTTGCGTCCGATTAATGCTAAACAGCTATCAACTGCACGTACAAACTCCGAACCTACTCCAGAATCACGTTGTTCATACCATTCAAAAGCATCTTGAATATCCAGTTCTGCTTCTGGACTAATTATTAACTGATAGCTCATTCAGGTAAACCTAGTCTTTGCTTCACAGATTGCCAGGTTGAACCTCGGTTTGGGTTTTGGTGGTGCATCTCCAAACGTCTATCTAATTCTTGTTTTTGCTCATCGCTCAGGAGAACTTCATCGGGTGTGGTAAGAATGCTG from Nostoc commune NIES-4072 includes:
- a CDS encoding addiction module protein, whose translation is MHPILKIDISELSVSERIQLAEDLWDSILTTPDEVLLSDEQKQELDRRLEMHHQNPNRGSTWQSVKQRLGLPE
- a CDS encoding type II toxin-antitoxin system RelE/ParE family toxin, which gives rise to MSYQLIISPEAELDIQDAFEWYEQRDSGVGSEFVRAVDSCLALIGRNPSAYPVVYRQARRLLIRRFPYGVIYIVEENVITVIACYHVKRNPKQWQSRNI
- a CDS encoding Uma2 family endonuclease; this encodes MLNYNPLHCLPSAEDLPDSDDEPVDNQLQHLIPGLLEAILAWLWASRMDWFFGVDMGIYYDPELPPIVPDGFLSLGVERVFDENLRLSYVLWEEKVMPIMALEVVSHRRRGEYTSKKKLYAKMEILYYVVYNPQRRRKAPLEVYRFVNGEYVLQPGNLVWLSEIGLAISYERGTYQGITRDWLYWYDKQGVRYLTPEERATAAEQRATTAEERAQRLAQELRKLGIDPDSLS